One Triticum dicoccoides isolate Atlit2015 ecotype Zavitan chromosome 3B, WEW_v2.0, whole genome shotgun sequence genomic window, taaatgaggaacctcaagtgtggctccaacacttcatatcatgtttgtttcaccctcttggggcatttcatcaaacaccttgtgttcataagaggaaccaaaagcaaacctacgcccccttgtgaagcttgtgaagagaagtggcaccaaatggctaagtgagcgtgctgaactggtatatataggggaggagctttagtcgcggttggcctggccaaccgcgactaaaggcctttgggcacctttagtcgtggttggcctggccaaccgcgactaaagcccctcacgtgcaccagctggccaccgagcgccctgggcccaggcctttggtcgcggttcgtctgccgaaccgcgactaaagacttcattagtcgcggttcctacagtttcgcgactaatggggctggacggaagcctctttttctaccagtgtgcaCATCGGCTTCGACTTCGTCATcgggcgggcggcggggcggcggcagtgAGTGGTGAGAGGATAGGGGCGAGAGGATGGGAGAGAGCAACCGTTGTGGTTTTCTGTGCAAGAGAACTGACAGGCACTCGATGtgggaggaggaagacgatggtttCTGGTTTCAGTGAGAAACCGAACGGCCGGGGCTAAGCTGTGAACGACGGCGGGTTGCGTGAAAAAACGGACTGACTTGCTAAGCTGCGAACGACAGCTTCCGACCGAGCCGCGTCAATGGCCGTTAGCGGCGCGCCGTCCCTCGCTGCGGGCAAAAACACGACTGACCACGTCAAAACAGTATCATTTTTGCATTCAATGTTTGTTGTCACCGTCAAAACTGTGGCGCGGTGTACAGTATCACGTTTTGTAAAGTGAGGGTTTTACGAGAGTTATGACGCTAATGTGATAGTTCTGTGCCCCCAAAACCACGGCCTCGCACGTACGCCACCTCCGCGAAGCCGCGGCAACACATGGCCGCGCGACCCAGCCCGGGAGAgatctggagagagagagagagagaaaaggaaccTACAAGATCGTGGTGTATCGGCCTCGATTCGCGTCGCCATCGCTGGGCGCGAATGGCCACGTCGGAGTTTCAAATACCTGCACCGCTTTCCGGAACCGTGCCCGGCCTTTGCCCCACAGTGACACGACGGACATCCGAATCGGCCCCGCGCACTAGAGCGAGCTCGCGAGATCGCTTGGGTGCACCGCTAAGGCACGCACGCACGCTCCGCCCACGACTGAAACCTATAAAACCCCACCAACTGCGCCATCATTCTTCACCAGCTCCATCGCAAGGGACAGTACTAACACTCTAGCCACTACTGGAGCTAGCAGGCGCCACCCCACCCACCAACCAACGACAACGAGCGCACGCCGGAGCCAACATGTCGATGTCGGTGTCCATGTCCGGGAAGGCGAGCGACCCGGGTTCCGCCTGGTTCGGCGGCGGCAGCAGGAGCCCGCAACCGGGGCCGACACACAACGTGCGGCTCATCGCCATGGCCGTCGCCGCGTTCGTCTCCGTGCTTGGCCTCTCCCTGCTCCTGCACCTCTACATCTGCCGCGTCCGCCGCAGGAACCGCAGGCaagcggaggcggccgcggccgcgCTGGAGGCCGGCTCGgcggcccccaagccggccaaggtCGGGCTGGACCCGTCGGCCATCGCGGCGCTGCCGACCGCGGCGTACCAGGAGACGGGCGAGCCGGGCAGCGGTGCAAGCGAGTGCACCATCTGCCTCGGCGCCATGCAGGAGGGCGAGGCGGTGCGCGTGCTGCCGGCCTGCGCGCACGTGTTCCACGTCCCCTGTGTCGACACGTGGCTCGCGTCCAGCTCGTCGTGCCCGGTCTGCCGCGCCctggtggagccgccgccgtcgccggccgcGCCAGCGTGGGTGCAGGAGAAGCAGGGCCTGGAGAAGGAGTGTGCTGCAAGCGGGAGCTCGGTGCCGCCGTGCGGGCTCGGCGCGTCGCTGATGCGGATGCTGAACAGGGAGAGGCCGCTGGCGCGGAGGCCGCCGCAGGGTGACCACGCGCACCCGATGGAAATGCATGTCGAGGACCTGGAAAGCCAGCAGCCCCGGCAGCAACACTCTGTAGATACCAATTAgtgtattttcttttttctttttttttatttttggttctcGCCATTCGCTGCTCGATTGCAAATCTTGCATTTGGGTGGCCGATTCAGAGGTGTGAAATACGGAAATATACACCCCTGAAGTGTCCTATGTTTTAATTAGGCACTGGCCGCTTGTGGATGTGCTTGGAGCTCACCCCATATCTCTCGTATTTGTGCAAACAAGGGATCATGGATATATAAATGGAGCTCTGTTTTCTCTGGCCATACCGCTTGTTCCGCTGCTGATTTTGTTATGACTGGCTGCGCGTTTGAACGAATGACAAGTTGTGCGCATGTGCATAAGCCATGGTACAACGGACAACCCCAACAAGAATGCTTGAATGAAGAAACAAAAATTCAAATTTATATGGCGATTACCGGTTTATTTTGTGAGAACCGTTTCGGTACCATTTTCTACGTACGAACATGTCTTGTGCTTGCTTAGGGATAATAGGCAATGgcattcttttctttcttttttgggaaaagtatatttttcgtccttgAACTTTATTGAAAGTATAAAAATGGTTCATCAACTTCAAAACCAGCAAATCTTAGTCCCTCAACTTCTCAAACCGGATTACTTTAGTCCCTTGACTCACCAAAGTGGTTTTAATGC contains:
- the LOC119277026 gene encoding RING-H2 finger protein ATL74-like; amino-acid sequence: MSMSVSMSGKASDPGSAWFGGGSRSPQPGPTHNVRLIAMAVAAFVSVLGLSLLLHLYICRVRRRNRRQAEAAAAALEAGSAAPKPAKVGLDPSAIAALPTAAYQETGEPGSGASECTICLGAMQEGEAVRVLPACAHVFHVPCVDTWLASSSSCPVCRALVEPPPSPAAPAWVQEKQGLEKECAASGSSVPPCGLGASLMRMLNRERPLARRPPQGDHAHPMEMHVEDLESQQPRQQHSVDTN